The following are encoded in a window of Vigna unguiculata cultivar IT97K-499-35 chromosome 8, ASM411807v1, whole genome shotgun sequence genomic DNA:
- the LOC114194025 gene encoding protein NRT1/ PTR FAMILY 1.2-like: MDSCGAANENVLENGSCSSSESEKGKGGLRTMPFIIVNECLEKVASYGIMPNMIVYLMNGYGMGIVEGTKVMTTWSAMSNGFSIFGAFLSDSYFGRFLVISIGSFSSLLGLTILWLTAMIPELRTSSCQSFMLDCSSATAIQLAVLFISMGLISIGAGCIRPCSIAFGADQLTIREKSNNGRLLDSFFNWYYTSVALSTVISLSVIVYIQENLGWKIGFGVPAALMFISALSFLLGSPIYVKAKPGHSLLTSFLQVVVVAIKNRKLCLPHTFDQYYQECDSALVVPTDSLRCLNKACIIRNPETLSNPDESVLDPWSQCTVRQVESLKSLLRVLPMWSTGIFMVATQTTFSTVQANTMDRTLFGTFKMPAGSFNLVMVITVSIIIPTYDRVMVPLLAKYTGMPRGFTCRSRIGIGLLFICASKATSALVETMRRNAAIEEGFEEQPNAVIHMSVLWLVPEFVLLGFAEGFNPVGQIEFFYTYIPKSMSSFAMAIFTLQLAAVDIFGNLLVSIVDKVTSVGGNESWLSTNINKGHLNYYYALLTCLGILNYFYFLAICWAYGPAQEKKLEASAHKEEEQFDYMELPTS; the protein is encoded by the exons ATGGACTCTTGTGGTGCGGCGAACGAGAATGTCTTGGAAAATGGAAGTTGTTCGTCTTCTGAATCCGAAAAGGGGAAGGGTGGTTTGCGAACCATGCCTTTCATCATAG TGAACGAGTGTCTGGAGAAGGTGGCGAGCTACGGAATCATGCCGAACATGATAGTGTACCTGATGAATGGTTACGGAATGGGCATTGTGGAAGGTACAAAAGTGATGACCACTTGGTCCGCCATGTCTAATGGCTTCTCCATCTTCGGGGCCTTCCTCTCCGATTCTTACTTTGGTCGATTCCTCGTCATTTCCATCGGTTCCTTCTCCAGCCTTCTC GGTTTAACCATTTTGTGGTTAACTGCCATGATACCAGAGCTAAGAACTTCATCATGTCAATCATTCATGCTGGACTGCAGCTCTGCTACCGCAATTCAACTAGCAGTTTTGTTCATTTCCATGGGATTAATCTCCATTGGAGCTGGTTGCATCCGACCTTGTTCCATAGCATTTGGAGCAGATCAACTCACAATTAGAGAAAAGTCCAATAACGGGAGGCTCTTGGATAGCTTCTTTAATTGGTATTATACCTCAGTTGCGTTATCAACTGTGATTTCTTTGAGCGTAATTGTGTACATTCAAGAAAATCTTGGATGGAAAATTGGGTTTGGAGTACCTGCTGCGCTAATGTTCATATCAGCTCTCAGTTTCCTTCTTGGTTCACCCATCTATGTCAAAGCAAAACCCGGTCATAGCTTACTCACTAGTTTTCTTCAAGTAGTTGTGGTGGCCATAAAGAACAGAAAACTTTGCCTTCCTCATACTTTTGATCAGTATTATCAAGAATGTGATTCAGCTCTGGTGGTCCCCACTGATAGCCTTAG GTGTTTGAACAAAGCTTGCATAATAAGAAATCCCGAGACACTGTCAAACCCTGATGAATCAGTTTTAGATCCATGGAGCCAATGCACAGTAAGACAGGTGGAATCACTGAAATCTTTGCTCAGAGTTCTTCCTATGTGGTCTACAGGCATCTTTATGGTTGCCACCCAAACCACATTCTCTACTGTCCAAGCAAATACCATGGACCGAACACTATTTGGCACTTTCAAAATGCCTGCAGGATCCTTCAATCTTGTCATGGTAATCACCGTATCAATAATCATTCCCACCTACGACCGTGTAATGGTACCTCTGCTTGCAAAATACACGGGCATGCCTAGAGGATTCACCTGTAGATCTCGAATAGGAATAGGATTGTTGTTCATATGTGCAAGTAAGGCAACATCAGCTTTAGTTGAAACTATGAGACGAAATGCTGCCATTGAAGAAGGGTTTGAGGAGCAACCTAACGCTGTAATTCACATGTCAGTTTTATGGCTAGTTCCTGAGTTTGTTTTGCTTGGATTTGCTGAGGGATTCAATCCAGTTGGTCAGATTGAGTTTTTCTACACTTATATACCCAAGTCCATGTCTAGTTTTGCCATGGCCATTTTCACTCTTCAGCTTGCTGCTGTTGATATATTTGGAAATTTGTTGGTGAGTATTGTGGACAAGGTCACTAGTGTAGGAGGGAATGAGAGTTGGCTTTCAACAAACATTAACAAGGGTCATCTGAATTACTATTATGCACTGCTCACTTGTTTAGGTATACTTAACTACTTCTACTTTCTCGCTATCTGTTGGGCTTATGGTCCTGCTCAGGAGAAAAAACTTGAAGCTTCAGCACACAAGGAAGAAGAGCAATTTGATTACATGGAGTTACCCACTTCCTAG